In Vigna unguiculata cultivar IT97K-499-35 chromosome 3, ASM411807v1, whole genome shotgun sequence, a single genomic region encodes these proteins:
- the LOC114179763 gene encoding WUSCHEL-related homeobox 9-like, with the protein MSSSNKHWPSMFKSKPCNSQNQWQHDNNSSVLSTGCQRSPYTPGNEEKGPEPKARWNPKPEQIRILEAIFNSGMVNPPRDEIRKIRVQLQEYGQVGDANVFYWFQNRKSRSKNKLRHIQNSKNHNTEREIPQITPSSTSSSSSDKSYSKELVHPNAISFGFSNVNDAVPNSPTASVNQTYFQSHNHNNTTLLPPAIQSFSFPLHNNDQGVIFNNTITTHGFPVPHFSNNIMQSQPNVGPSSGFFLNEIINHGTFSKKDQDQEKALRSTTSVPPISTLPCPITQLQGVGVGDEVTGDRAKCIVFINDVAFEVMMGPFNVRQAFGDEAVLIHSSGPVPTDDWGITLHPLQHGAYYYLI; encoded by the exons ATGTCTTCTTCCAATAAACACTGGCCAAGCATGTTCAAATCCAAGCCTTGCAATTCCCAAAACCAATGGCAGCATGACAACAACTCTTCTGTGTTGTCCACTGGATGCCAAAGAAGCCCTTATACTCCAG GAAACGAAGAGAAAGGTCCAGAACCAAAGGCAAGATGGAATCCAAAGCCCGAGCAAATTCGCATTCTAGAAGCCATCTTCAATTCTGGGATGGTGAATCCCCCAAGGGATGAGATAAGGAAGATCCGGGTGCAGTTGCAGGAGTATGGCCAAGTTGGTGATGCAAATGTCTTCTACTGGTTCCAGAATCGCAAATCCAGGAGCAAGAACAAGCTCCGCCACATCCAAAACTCAAAGAACCACAACACAGAAAGAGAAATCCCTCAAATCACACCATCTTCAACCTCATCCTCTTCCTCTGACAAATCCTACTCAAAAGAATTGGTGCACCCAAATGCCATCTCCTTTGGCTTCTCAAATGTCAATGATGCAGTTCCTAATTCCCCCACTGCTTCTGTGAATCAGACTTATTTTCAGTCTCACAACCACAATAACACCACTTTGCTGCCACCAGCGATTCAGTCTTTCTCATTCCCTTTGCACAACAATGATCAAGGCGTAATATTTAACAATACCATCACAACGCATGGATTTCCTGTCCCTCACTTCTCCAACAATATCATGCAATCTCAACCAAATGTTGGACCTAGCAGTGGTTTTTTTCTCAACGAGATCATCAACCATGGAACCTTCTCAAAGAAAGACCAAGATCAGGAAAAGGCTTTAAGATCAACAACAAGTGTTCCCCCAATCTCAACTCTTCCATGTCCAATCACCCAACTTCAAG GTGTAGGTGTTGGTGATGAGGTTACAGGAGATAGAGCAAAATGTATAGTTTTCATTAACGATGTTGCATTTGAGGTAATGATGGGACCCTTCAACGTGCGCCAAGCCTTTGGAGATGAAGCCGTGCTTATCCACTCTTCCGGCCCTGTCCCCACCGACGACTGGGGCATTACCCTCCATCCGCTGCAGCATGGTGCTTACTATTATCTG ATATAA